From a single Brassica oleracea var. oleracea cultivar TO1000 chromosome C5, BOL, whole genome shotgun sequence genomic region:
- the LOC106344575 gene encoding uncharacterized protein LOC106344575, whose product MNRERKRKEPTLLEELQELELLDEGEMVGIPDLEIEDLIEENTLSVIVRCLNPHAHKVGGLVKSLPPIWGMEDRVRGRGVGEHRVQFIFNSESDLQHVLIKGLWFVNGWMVSLDQWSPNPGPDFLQRITFWIRIRGLPIHMVKKEIVESLLGPMGKVDLVELHAKNSNSLEYVRAQVSINTEEPLQFRRTARFRSGATIPTELEYEKLLKVCYTYKRLTHDQSRCPLQSNTSQELVKGGQAKSKEQNLRHKLLEKELKAKEVLQKSSGKGVVIRSSQTGEIQRGGRNKSSENREDKRKGKRVASSPQMVWKQKDGRGATKTSRSTGESTANQISSREKNEQRSIMEKSKGSRDLAELKEAGSAFKRLGSSEKSGSGGSRG is encoded by the coding sequence ATGAATCGAGAGAGAAAAAGAAAGGAACCAACTTTGTTGGAAGAGCTCCAAGAGTTGGAGTTACTGGATGAAGGAGAGATGGTCGGCATCCCAGACTTAGAGATCGAAGACCTTATTGAGGAGAACACACTGAGTGTGATTGTTCGCTGTCTCAACCCTCATGCCCATAAAGTCGGAGGCTTGGTGAAATCTTTACCCCCAATATGGGGCATGGAGGATAGAGTGAGAGGCAGAGGGGTCGGCGAGCACAGAGTACAATTCATCTTTAACTCAGAGAGCGACCTGCAACATGTGCTCATCAAAGGACTGTGGTTTGTCAATGGTTGGATGGTGTCACTGGACCAGTGGAGTCCAAACCCGGGACCGGATTTCCTCCAAAGAATCACCTTCTGGATAAGAATAAGAGGCCTTCCAATTCATATGGTGAAGAAGGAGATAGTGGAGAGTTTGTTAGGGCCAATGGGAAAGGTTGATTTGGTGGAGCTGCACGCAAAGAACTCAAACTCACTGGAGTATGTACGAGCTCAAGTAAGCATCAATACGGAGGAGCCCCTCCAATTCCGAAGAACAGCACGATTCAGGTCAGGGGCTACTATACCGACCGAACTGGAGTACGAGAAACTACTGAAAGTCTGTTACACCTACAAGAGGCTAACCCATGATCAGTCAAGATGCCCACTACAGAGCAATACCTCCCAGGAGTTAGTCAAAGGAGGACAGGCAAAGAGCAAAGAGCAAAACTTAAGACACAAGCTCCTGGAAAAGGAGTTGAAAGCTAAAGAAGTTCTGCAGAAGAGCTCTGGGAAAGGCGTTGTGATACGCAGTTCTCAAACTGGGGAAATTCAGAGAGGGGGCAGAAACAAAAGCTCTGAAAATAGAGAAGATAAGAGGAAAGGAAAGCGAGTGGCTTCTTCCCCTCAAATGGTGTGGAAACAGAAAGATGGCAGAGGAGCTACAAAAACATCTCGCAGCACTGGAGAATCTACAGCCAACCAAATCTCTTCTAGAGAGAAAAACGAGCAGAGGAGCATTATGGAGAAGTCAAAAGGTTCTAGAGACCTTGCGGAGTTAAAAGAAGCTGGCTCAGCATTTAAGAGACTTGGAAGCTCAGAGAAATCTGGTTCAGGAGGTAGTAGAGGTTGA
- the LOC106344576 gene encoding uncharacterized protein LOC106344576 yields MYVEKARDDARVWKSREEVKLKEVKPPAAAIPERRWTPPPQGKLKCNTDATWMQETGVGGVGWVLRDHNGDMLWAGAKRLPDMESVQETETEALRWAIHTLAGFGYRNVTFESDSQVLVRMLNNEEEIWPRVKPMIQAISSSPSGMEKVEVAYYLRSGNKIADRITKETTVFMSIVPKLYYIVLSWLLSCMEADKSFVEQ; encoded by the coding sequence ATGTATGTGGAGAAGGCGAGGGATGATGCGAGGGTATGGAAGAGTAGAGAAGAGGTTAAATTGAAAGAGGTGAAACCGCCTGCAGCAGCTATACCGGAGAGACGTTGGACTCCACCACCTCAAGGCAAGCTTAAGTGCAATACAGATGCAACATGGATGCAAGAAACTGGAGTTGGTGGAGTGGGATGGGTACTGAGAGATCATAACGGTGATATGCTGTGGGCTGGGGCGAAAAGGTTACCCGACATGGAATCAGTGCAGGAAACAGAAACGGAAGCTTTACGCTGGGCCATACACACGCTAGCAGGGTTTGGATATAGAAACGTCACGTTTGAATCTGACTCTCAAGTGCTGGTGAGGATGCTGAACAATGAAGAGGAAATCTGGCCCAGGGTGAAGCCCATGATCCAAGCGATAAGCTCATCACCGTCGGGTATGGAGAAAGTTGAGGTGGCCTACTATCTTAGGAGTGGAAATAAAATTGCAGATAGAATAACGAAGGAGACTACTGTGTTTATGTCCATTGTCCCTAAGTTATATTATATTGTGCTTAGTTGGTTATTATCTTGTATGGAGGCTGATAAGTCATTTGTAGAACAATGA